The region ATTAAAATGTGTCTTGAAGGTTTTGGGCTGGCACAGCTTGCTGAAAGCATCGTCTTTGAGAATCTTCAGGAAGGGAGACTTGTTGAGGTTATGGCTGACTGGCAGCCGCCATCAGTCCCGGTCACATTACTTTATCCGCATCAGCGTTTTCTTTCTCCGGCAGTTCGCGCGTTTGCTGACTGGATTGCCAGGATTCTTTAAAGCGCTTATGCCAATTATGCTAACGTCCGCTTTAACCTGCGTGTTGAATCCATCGTTTGAACTCACAGCTCATTGCTGACTGTCAGGTTAATCGTGTTCTAACAAAGAACACTTCCAGAGCAAGTTTGAGCCAACAATGATAAGTAATAATGGCAGCAGTTTCCTATTCAGTCTTTCACTGCATAAAATATGCATAGTAATTGATTCAGATAATAAAAAGCGCGCAGAGAAAAATATTTCTCTGCGCGTATATCTACATATTATCAGCGTTGACGGCGTTCAATAATAGTCTGGCATTCTGTACAGGTTGTCACGCCCGCCAGCGTTTGCCGCCGTTTTTCGGGAATAGGTTCACCGCACAAACGACAGTAATGTAATGAGGGCGTAGTTGCTGGCTTGAAACGGTTCTGTTCAATCATCTCTTCCAGGCGTTGCTCATTAAATTCCTGATCGCGATCGATCTCATCCGGCATGTGATGTCCTCCTGTTCAGTGCTTCCTTTTCGCAAAGGGTGATACGGTTCCAGACAACGGTGAGCGAAGGCCCTTCCTCCCGCGACGATAACGCTTCAGTGACCTGCATCATCACTTCCAGTGCGTCAGGCGTTTCAAGGTTTTCAGCGCGATTCTTCTGCCATAACCGCCAGATTTCGGCATCAATGGCTTCATCGGGGATGGGCGTTCGGCCATAAGGGATGGTGACACCCAATAATCGGCGGCGAGTGCAGACCTCGTTTGAGGTGAGGCCAAAAAAGTGGTGCAGCAGGGCGATGGATCCTCCCAGTCTGATGGCCCGGTTAATCTGTTGTTGGCGCAGCGCTTCCTTGCGGGATAACGCCAGAATCTGCTGTAGGACGTCATGGCGGACAGTCACTGCCATAAATTGCGCCGATACCCGGCTGACAATAAACAGTTCGTCGAGGGATAGATGATTGAGGGCATTTAATTCGTCAAAGGTGAATCCTAACGTTTCACAATAATGAAAATTACCGTCCTTGAGCGCAGCAAGGGCGTGTGTTAATACCGCGTAATTCAGAGAGGGGATCATAAGACGATATCCTCCATCAGCGCGTTAAGCGGTTAGCTAATTTGAAGTTAATCCATTCGTCAATTTCAGATTCGAGCCAGGCGACGCTGGCAGGACCAATCTTTATTGAGGCCGGAAAGGTTCCGTCTTTCATATACAAATAGATTTGCGAGCGCTTCAGGCCGGTTTTTTCTTCCACTTGTCTCAGACGTAATAACTGATGCGATGTCATAAGTTCCTCCAGTGCAGAATGGTGTATGCCCGGAGAAGACAAAAAAACACAGCGAGGGACGGAGTGAAAGTTGATGAGCCCGTATTACGGATATCACCATCCTTAATACGGGTTTTTAGACAGTATCGCGGAATTGTTTTTCTATAATTCAGCGTTTATTTAACCAGAAGAAGTCTTTCATGTGGTTCGGTGCAATTTTTCCGATGACTGCTGGGCGCTGATTTCTCCCCTGCTGTCACTGATGTCAATGGAAAACCCTTTACAACCGGTTTAATCGATAGTTTAAAATTGGAATAATACATTTTATTCTCAATATATTATTTCAGGTCATTGGTTGACTGGGATACCAGCGCGTTGGAGGGGTAACACTATTTCAGCCAGTTAATTCAAGGTGCTGGAGCGGGAACTGTAATCTCGGTCAGTGCCGGTACGACAAGGGTTGTAGGCGGTTGTATTGTTGCCACCCTAGTCATATTGATCTGACAAGGAATGTTTATTGACTGGTCGGCCATTATCGCCAGTCTGGCAGGTGCGGAAGTCGGGTTGAGTACACGCTGGGGGAGCCTGACGCTGAACTCGTTACTGGTGACCAGCATGTCCTATTGACTGATGAAAGCCTGTACCCGCTATACGCTGAGAACCGCTGGTTGCCAAATTAAAAGACAGAGCCTAATCCTAACCACTCCTTTTGCTGCGAAATAACTCAAGCACGTCTTGCGCAAACTGATCATCCACTATATAGAAATAGCATTCCGGTACGTCTAGTACGCGAGCAAACTCGCACACCAGCTCGAAGGTCGGCTTGTGCGTACCGTTTTCATAGTGAGACAAGCGTGAGTAAGCCGTAGCTTCTTCAAGCCCGGCCAGTACACCCAGTTTTTCCTGAGTGAGTTTAGCGTGTAAGCGTGCTTCTTTGAGTCTTTTGGGGATCATGCCGTGCTCCCAATGAGGATTTCACGGAGATCTTTAGCATTGCTCAATAGAATTTATCTTTAGAGTTCATAAAGATGGTGATTTGTATTTATAGGGATCGCTAATTATTTCAATTAATTAGATTTGTTTTTTCTCCACTGAACCAACTCGCCAGCATGCAACTTCAGCATGGCTTCAGCAAAGCTGTCATCCAGCGTGTAGAAGTATCCTTCCGGTACATCCAGTATTTTGGCAAACGTGCATATCAGCTCAAATTTTGGTTTGTGCCTGCCATTCTCATAGTGTGACATTCTTGAGTAGCCCGTCTCCTCAGAAATCCCGGCGGCTATCGCCAGTTCTTCCTGTGAAATCTTTGCACGTTCTCTTGCGGCTCTTAGACGCTGCGGAACCATAACGTTTCCTGTTATTGGTTATATTGACATCATCTTTAGCATTCCTTAAGATGAATCATCTTTAGACTTACTAAAGATAACATTCATCCACTTATCCTTATCGGACTTCAAGTCTTTGAATGAGGTAAATCAAATGGTTAAAATCGATTGGCATTCTGCCGACATTATCGCCAGGCTTCACAAACGGGGAACCACGATGGCCGCCGTGTCGCGGGCGGCGGGGTTGAATTCCTCAACGCTGGGTAATGCGCTTATCCGTCCGTGGCCTAAAGGGGAGCAACTGATTGCCGAGGCGCTGGGAGTGCCGGCCTATGAGATTTGGCCGAGCCGTTATTTTGACGAACAGGGGCGGTTAATCCCACGGGCTCCCCGTTCTCAGCTTCGGCATACTCAGGAAAAACACCCTCCTGCCGACAGTTAGCCACGCCTGTGCCGGGCCGGGTTGAGAAAGGAAGCAATAGGCGTGTCTCTTTAATGCCTGAGTCAACACCTGTCAGTGTGATTTCTGTTCAGCCTTATTCTGTTTTATCTCTGTATTCTGTGGCCCGATGCTATCGGGCCAGTCTTCATTCATGAGGCACGGATATACCCGTCGGTTTTCGTCGAACTCAATAAGTCGAGGAGTGGATGACGGAGGAAATGCAGGATAGGGGGAATGACTTTGATAGTACCGGTTTGTGCCATCAGCTCTAATTGCGTCAGAGTTTAGCGGCAGCAAAAAGTTGTTCCAGACTCCACTCAAGCGCATCCGCAATGCGTAACAAATTCAGCAGGGTAACGTTGCGTTCACCTCGCTCGATTCGGCCCATGTGGCTGCGATCAATACCTGTAGCACTTGCCAGATTTTCCTGCGACAAACCAAGAAATTCTCTCCGCTGACGGATGGTTTGTCCCAAAAGTGGCAAGGCGTGAGCAGGATCGTTTTTTCCGGAAACTCGTTGCATCTGGTCATCATCTTTAATGAACGAAGGATTGAAGGGGAGCGGAGTTGTTGAATAAATCGAACTTTTGCAGGGTGCAGGATCAGATCACGCATCATCCTGACTACATCTGATATCCCGTGGTAAAGCAGAAGTTCAGAATCACCAACAGGAACACCCACCACAAAACGCCCATCAAGCGCGGCTCCATCACTTTCTGCTGGCTGATGCTACTGTCATGCATGGTATGAAATCACCACACCGCCGTCATGGGTCGACCACCGCGTTATTCTGACCTTGCCAATCTCTACTGCACTGATGATTAAACGCGAGTTCCGACCCACATTTCGTGAAATCGGTAACAAACATGGATTATTACCATGATTCATATCGAAATTAATTTTCAATCATACCTGTTATTCATCGTCAAAATCTTTCAAAAAGCGGGCTGATTTCAGCGCTAAGTCAAACTTTCAGAACAAATGCAAAATCTGCGCAATTTCTTGCTCACTTTCCAGCATAAATCCCTGTTTGCGCAATGGATGCCGTTTTTTCAGGAGGTCTGCGCAATTCCTTGCTCAAATTTGGCTTAGGGAAAATTTGACTTAAGTGAATTATGTTTAAAAACAATAATATATAAATTGGCATGAGAATTGCTCCAGGAACCCTGAAGTTACACTAACCGTTCAACAACAAGGAGCAAGACTATGCCAACTCCATGCTATATCAGCATCGAAGGGAAAACCCAGGGCAACATCACCGCCGGTGCCTTCACCTCCGACTCCGTCGGCAACATCTACGTGCAGGGCCACGAAGACGAGATGCTGGTGCAGGAATTCAACCACGTCGTGACCGTACCGACCGACCCGCAGTCCGGCCAGCCGTCCGGTCAGCGCGTGCACAAACCGTTCAAGTTCACCGTCGCGCTGAACAAGGCCGTACCGCTGCTGTATAACGCGCTGGCCTCCGGCGAAATGCTGCCGACCGTGACCCTGAAGTGGTTCCGCACCTCGGTCGAAGGCAAGCAGGAGCATTTCTTCACCACCACCCTGACCGACGCCACCATCGTCGACATCAACAACCAGATGCCGCACTGCCAGGACCCGTCCAAGCAGGATTACACCCAGCTGATCGAAGTGTCGCTGGCCTACCGCAAGGTGGACTGGGAGCACACCGTTGCCGGTACTTCCGGCTCCGACGACTGGCGCGCGCCGATCGAAGCGTAATCACGCCGTCACCCGGACTCCGGTCCGGGTGTTGTCGTTTTCAGCCTGCCCTGAGCGATGGAGGCGGTCATCGCTCAGGGCGGACGCAGACAGGGAATAAGGAGGAAGCCAGGTGGCCAACAGTACCGGATTGCAGTTTACCGTGAAGGTCGGCGCGTTGCCGGACACCACCTTCGCGGTGGTGGATTTTGAACTCGGCGAGGCGCTGAATCAGCCGTTCGCCTTGTCACTGAACCTGGCAAGCGCGTTACCCGGCATCGACTTCGGCGCGGTGCTGGACCAGCCGTGCGAGCTGCTGGTGTGGTACGAAGGCGAGCTGCAGCGCCGGGTCAGCGGCATCGTCAGCCGCTTTGCCCAGGGCGACACCGGTTTTCGCCGCACCCGCTATCAGGCCGAGGTGCGACCGGCGCTGTGGCGGCTCGGTCTGCGCACCAACGCCCGACTCTTCCAGACCCAAAAACCGGACGCCATTATCGGTACCCTGCTGGAAGAAGCCGGGATTACCGATTACGCCTTCGTCCTGCGCCACGACCACGCGGTGCGCGAGTACTGCGTGCAGTACCGCGAAAGCGACCTGGCGTTCATCAACCGGCTGGCGGCAGAAGAAGGGCTGTTCTACTTCCACGAGTTTGAAGCCGGTAAGCACCGGGTGGTGTTTGCCGATGACGCCGGCGCGCTGACCAAGGGCCCCGAGCTGTTCTTCAATCTTGCCACGCAAGGTTTGTCGGAAGGGGCGTACGTGCGCCGTTTCCGCTACGCCGAGGCGGTGAGCACCGCCGAGGTGGCGCTGAAGGATTACAGCTTCAAAACCCCGGCCTACGGACTGCTGCACAACAAAATGAGCAGCGAGCTGGACCACCAGCGCGAGTCCTACCAGCACTTCGACTACCCCGGCCGCTTCAAGCAGGACCCGAGCGGCAAGGCGTTTACCGGCTACCGGCTGGACGCGCTGCGTGCCGGGGCGATGACCGGCAGCGGCGAGTCCAACGCCGCCGAACTGATGCCAGGTGGCACCTTTACCCTGACCGAGCACCCGAACCCGGCGTTCAACCTGGCCTGGCAGGTGGTGGCGGTCACCCACAGCGGGCAGCAGCCGCAGGCGCTGGAAGAAGAGAGCGGTGGCGAGCCGACCACGCTCAGCAACAGCTTTGAGGTGGTGAAAGGCACCACCACCTGGCGCGCGGCCATGCCGTACAAGCCGATGGTGGACGGCCCGCAGATTGCCACCGTGGTTGGACCGGCGGGCGAAGAGATTTACTGCGACGAATTTGGCCGGGTGAAACTGCAGTTCCCGTGGGACCGTTACGGTGCCAGCGACGACCAGAGCTCCTGCTGGGTGCGGGTCAGTCAGGGCTGGGCCGGCGGGCAGTACGGGTTAATCGCCATTCCGCGCATCGGCCATGAAGTGGTGGTGAGCTTTCTGGAGGGCGACCCGGACCAGCCGATAGTGACCGGGCGGACCTTCCATGCCACCAACCCGTCGCCGTACCCGCTGCCGGCGAACAAGACCCGCACCTCGCTGCGCACCACGACCCACAAGGGGGCCGGGTTCAACGAGCTGCGCTTCGAAGACCAGGCCGGGCAGGAAGAGGTGTTTATCCACGCCCAGAAGGACATGAATACCGTGGTGCTGAATAACCGCAGTACAGGGGTGGGGGGCGATCACGCAGAAAACGTCGGGCGGGATCAGGTGGGTGTTGTGGGGCGCCATCAGGTACTGAAAATCGTCGAAAATCAGGCGACTGATATTCAGGGGGCACAGAAAGTTGCGATAGGGGCGGGCCGTGAAACGGACGTGACGGGCAACGATAAATTGACGGTGACGGGAGACATCACGATCACCTCGACCGGTGGTGATATCACGCTGTCAACTGCAGGTGGCGGGTCACTGACTATTTTCAAGAGCGGCAATATTGAGATCAAGGGCGTGCACATCGATGTGATCGGCAGTGAACGTATTGATTTGAATAAATAATCAGCAGGTTGTCCGCGATGGCCATTGGCATGGCGGCTACCGATTATGACACTCCATCATTATTCGAGGCTTTCATTTTGACGACTCAATCTCCTGCCTACTGCGTTTTTACCGAAGGCTGCATCACACTGCCTGACGGCTACAAGGATCGTACGGTAAATGCATTTGTACCCGGAAAAGAAGGTGACGCAGCCATTACGGTTACCCGCGACACGCTCAATGAGGGGGAGTCGCTAAACGACTATATCGATCGACAACTGGCACTGATGTCGCAGCATCTCAAGGGGTGGAAAACACAGCCGCGTGAGGCGATCTGGCTAGGTCAGCAGGTGCTGGAAGGTGAAGGTGTCCAGGCGAGTTATCTCCGCGATGGTCAGCGTATCTGGCAGCAGCAGGCGGTATTTGCGCTGGATAGCGCACACATTCTTGTTTTCACCCTGTCGAAAACCGCCGTGTTATCTGATGTCGATGTATCCCGGTTCAATGCCCTGCTGGGGAGCTTTACGTTTAACCAGTAACGATAAGGAACATTGTTATGTTTGAAGCGGCGCGCGTTGGGGATGGGATTGGGCACTCGGGGGCTTTGGCTGGCATGATTGCCGGCACCATTGTCGGTGGGCTGATTGCGGCCGTTGGGGGCATTGCTGCCGGCGCGCTGTTTATGGCGGGGATTGCCTCCTCCTGCCTGGGGGTTGGCGTGTTACTGGTTGGCCTCAGTTTTGCGGTTGGCTGGGGGACCGGTGTGCTGGCAGAAAAAGCCCGCGACAGCATAGCGGAGTCCGGTGCCAGCAGCATGTCGAAGGCAGGCACGCTCCTCACCGGTTCCCCGAATGTGTTTATTAATAGTCTGGCCGCGGTTATCGCCACCCAGAGTATGGCGGCCTGTAATAAAGATGGCCCTTCCATGCAGGTCGCTCAGGGTTCTTCCGGGGTATTCATCAACGGCCAGCCTGCATCCCGTCTGGGCGATAAAATCAACTGTGGTGCTTCCATAACAGAAGGCTCATCAAATGTTTATATTGGCGGTGAAACCCAAACGACACTGCCGATTAAGCCCGAAGTTCCCGCATGGCTCTATAAGGTCTCGGATTTAACGCTGCTTTTCGCCGGATTGGCTGGTGGTGCCGGTGGGGCATTTAGCAAGGTTGGAAAACTGGGACGCCTTCTGCAAAAACTTCCCGGGATCAATAAAATCCAGCGTATTGCCTGCCGTTATGGTGTGCTCATGACGGCTGTCGCCGCCGGGGGGATCATTGCCCGTCCGATCGATGTGGTAAGCGGGCAAAAATTTTTGGCGGGTGAGGATGAGCTGGATTTCGTCCTGCCTTCCCGTTTGTCCGTGTACTGGCAGCGCTGCTGGCGTAGCGGTAACCCCGGTGACAGCGTACTGGGAACGGGCTGGAGCCTGTTCTGGGAAACGACGCTGACGCACTATCAGGATGGGCTGGTCTGGCGCGCGCCGTCGGGCGACCTGATTTCATTTCCTTTTGTGCCTGCCGGGCAGCGAACCTACTGCCCACCCGAAAAACGCTGGCTGGAGCATCATCAGGATGACAGCTGGTCCGTGTATGGCATCGATGGTGAAGTGTGGTATTACACCGCTTTGTCCTCACAAGGTAAGGCGGTGTTGTCACGTATCGCCGACCCGTGTGGCAATGACGTCCTCTTTTCCTGGAATGCGGACGGCACGCTTCAGACACTGAAGGACAGTGCTGACAGGCAGGTGACATGCCGGTATCGTGATGGGCGGCTGGAGAGCGTCTGGCTGGATGCGTCGACGTGTCTGGTGCACTATACCTACAACGCGCAAGGGCAACTGATCACCGTCACCGGGCGGGGCGGTAGCGTGCGCCGCCGTTTTACCTGGCAGGATGATGGGTTGATGTCCAGCCATGAAGACGCCAACGGCCTGCTCAGCGAATATACGTGGCGGGAGATAGCGGATTTGCCCCGCGTGGTGGCATACCGCAACAGTGCGGGCGAGCAGCTTACGCTGGAGTATGACTTTCCGGGGCGGCGCAGAACGGCGCGCCGGGATGACGGTTGCTGTGCACAATGGGAACTGGACGAAGACGATCAGGTCGTCCGCTTTACCGATTACGATGGGCGGGAAACGGTACAGCGTTACAGCGATGGCGAGCTGTGCGAGGTCATTCTGCCCGGCGGTGCGAGTCGCAAGACCACGTGGGACAGCTACGGTCGTCTGCTCAGTGAGACTGACCCGCTGGGCCGGGAAACCCAATACCAGTGGTACCGGCTGACGGATAACGTGACGCAAGTGACGTATGCGGATGGCAGCAGCGAGCTGAATCTGTACGACGACCTTAACCGGCTGGTGGAGGAAACGGACGCACTGGGGAACCCGACGCGTTATCACTACCCCGGTGCGCAGGAGAGCCTGCCGGACAGCGTGACCGATGCGCTGGGCGGAACGGTGACACTGGCCTGGGACAGGCAGGGGCTGCTGACGGCACGTACCGACTGTTCGGGGCAATGCACTACCTTTGAGTATGACCGCTATGGACAGTTGCTGACCTCTGTCGATGCGGAAGGTAATCGTACCCGTCGTGAATGGGATGCGCATGGGCAACTGGCGGGCGTTATCTACCCGGACGGCCGCCGGGATACGCTGCGCTGGAATGAGCGTGGTCAGTTACAGGCGTGGCGCGATGCGCAGAACAGCGAGGTACGCTGGCAGTATAACGCGCTGGGCCAGCCGGTGAGTGTGACAGACCGGCTCCGCCGGGTAAAACGCTGGCATTATGACGTGCGTGGGCAGTTGCTGCGGCTGGAGAACGGTAACGGCGCGGAATACCGCTTTGGGTATGATGCAGTAGGTCGCCTGGTGAACGAGCGACGGGTGGACGGCGTTGAACTGACGTTCCGCTACGACGAGGCGGGCCACCTTTGTCAGCGATCGCAGCGTGGTCAGGCGGCGAATGATGAAGCCATACCGCACGTTTACCAGCATGATGTCGCCGGGCAACTGGTTCGCCGCGCCCATGCCCATGCCGTGTTTCATTATCAGCATGATGACCGGGGACGGCTGGTTTCGCTGAAACGCGAGCCCAGTGAGGCAGGTCTTGCGCTGGGTATCAGCGCGGATGAGGTCAGGCTGAGTTATGATGCGGCGGGCTATCTGTCGGGTGAGCACGGCAGTGGGGGAGAGATTGCCTACCGGCGGGATGCTCTGGGGAATGTGAGCACCCTGTCACTGCCGGATGGCGACGAACTGCACTGGCTGCGTTACGGTTCAGGGCATGTCAGCGCGGTGAAATTCAATCATCAGGTGGTGAGTGAGTTTACCCGTGACCGGCTGCATCGGGAGATAACACGCACACAGGGACGACGCGAACAGCAACGAACGTATGACAGTCTGGGCCGTCTGACGTCACAGCGCAGCGCGTTGTGGGAAGTGGCGGAGCCGGAGCAGCGGATATTGTCGCGGGCGCTGAGCTATACGGCATCCGGTGAACTGGCTTCGGTCAGGGATAGACTGCGGGGTGACGTCGAGTACGATTACGACGCCGAAGGGCGTCTGGTGAAACGGGCAGATGTACACTGGCAGGTTCACCACCGGGCGTACGGGTATGATGGAGCCGATAACCTGCGGGACGCGGAAGACCGGCATGGTATCTTTCCGTTAGCCGATAACCGGCTGCTGCACTGGCGCAATCTGTGGAACCAGTATGATGGTCAGGGGAACCTGACGCGGCGGCGTGAAGGCGCAACAGAGCAGTATTATCAGTATGATGCGGATAACCGTCTGGTCGCGGCGCGTGGCCGGGGGCCGCAGGGCGAGTTCGTGGCGCGATATGGTTATGACGCGCTGGGAAGGCGAACCGGTAAAACGGTGACCTGGTGTGAGAGCGGGAAGCAGGAAGAAACACACTTTCTGTGGGAAGGCTACCGGTTGTTGCAGGTCAGGCAGCCTGACCGGAAAGAGAGTTACGTGTATGACCCAACGGTATGGTGGTCGCCGTTAGCACGTATCACACAGCAATCAGGATCGCGTGAGGGCGACATCCGCTGGTTCATCACGGACCGGAATGGTGCCCCGCTGGAGATGACGGATGCGGATGGCTCGGTCCGCTGGAGCGGCGACTATGGCAGCTTTGGCCGGCTGCTCGGACAGACACAGGACAGTGAAGGGCTGCGCGACGGCAAGACAGTGGAGCCGCAGCCGCTACGCTACGCGGGGCAGTACGCGGATGACGAAACCGGGCTGCACTACAACCTGTTCCGCTATTACGACCCGACG is a window of Dickeya solani IPO 2222 DNA encoding:
- a CDS encoding helix-turn-helix domain-containing protein, producing MVKIDWHSADIIARLHKRGTTMAAVSRAAGLNSSTLGNALIRPWPKGEQLIAEALGVPAYEIWPSRYFDEQGRLIPRAPRSQLRHTQEKHPPADS
- a CDS encoding DUF2857 domain-containing protein — its product is MIPSLNYAVLTHALAALKDGNFHYCETLGFTFDELNALNHLSLDELFIVSRVSAQFMAVTVRHDVLQQILALSRKEALRQQQINRAIRLGGSIALLHHFFGLTSNEVCTRRRLLGVTIPYGRTPIPDEAIDAEIWRLWQKNRAENLETPDALEVMMQVTEALSSREEGPSLTVVWNRITLCEKEALNRRTSHAG
- a CDS encoding TraR/DksA family transcriptional regulator is translated as MPDEIDRDQEFNEQRLEEMIEQNRFKPATTPSLHYCRLCGEPIPEKRRQTLAGVTTCTECQTIIERRQR
- a CDS encoding DcrB-related protein, which codes for MTTQSPAYCVFTEGCITLPDGYKDRTVNAFVPGKEGDAAITVTRDTLNEGESLNDYIDRQLALMSQHLKGWKTQPREAIWLGQQVLEGEGVQASYLRDGQRIWQQQAVFALDSAHILVFTLSKTAVLSDVDVSRFNALLGSFTFNQ
- a CDS encoding helix-turn-helix domain-containing protein, translating into MQRVSGKNDPAHALPLLGQTIRQRREFLGLSQENLASATGIDRSHMGRIERGERNVTLLNLLRIADALEWSLEQLFAAAKL
- a CDS encoding Hcp family type VI secretion system effector — encoded protein: MPTPCYISIEGKTQGNITAGAFTSDSVGNIYVQGHEDEMLVQEFNHVVTVPTDPQSGQPSGQRVHKPFKFTVALNKAVPLLYNALASGEMLPTVTLKWFRTSVEGKQEHFFTTTLTDATIVDINNQMPHCQDPSKQDYTQLIEVSLAYRKVDWEHTVAGTSGSDDWRAPIEA
- a CDS encoding AlpA family transcriptional regulator, producing the protein MTSHQLLRLRQVEEKTGLKRSQIYLYMKDGTFPASIKIGPASVAWLESEIDEWINFKLANRLTR
- the tssI gene encoding type VI secretion system tip protein TssI/VgrG, whose product is MANSTGLQFTVKVGALPDTTFAVVDFELGEALNQPFALSLNLASALPGIDFGAVLDQPCELLVWYEGELQRRVSGIVSRFAQGDTGFRRTRYQAEVRPALWRLGLRTNARLFQTQKPDAIIGTLLEEAGITDYAFVLRHDHAVREYCVQYRESDLAFINRLAAEEGLFYFHEFEAGKHRVVFADDAGALTKGPELFFNLATQGLSEGAYVRRFRYAEAVSTAEVALKDYSFKTPAYGLLHNKMSSELDHQRESYQHFDYPGRFKQDPSGKAFTGYRLDALRAGAMTGSGESNAAELMPGGTFTLTEHPNPAFNLAWQVVAVTHSGQQPQALEEESGGEPTTLSNSFEVVKGTTTWRAAMPYKPMVDGPQIATVVGPAGEEIYCDEFGRVKLQFPWDRYGASDDQSSCWVRVSQGWAGGQYGLIAIPRIGHEVVVSFLEGDPDQPIVTGRTFHATNPSPYPLPANKTRTSLRTTTHKGAGFNELRFEDQAGQEEVFIHAQKDMNTVVLNNRSTGVGGDHAENVGRDQVGVVGRHQVLKIVENQATDIQGAQKVAIGAGRETDVTGNDKLTVTGDITITSTGGDITLSTAGGGSLTIFKSGNIEIKGVHIDVIGSERIDLNK
- a CDS encoding RHS repeat-associated core domain-containing protein, with the protein product MFEAARVGDGIGHSGALAGMIAGTIVGGLIAAVGGIAAGALFMAGIASSCLGVGVLLVGLSFAVGWGTGVLAEKARDSIAESGASSMSKAGTLLTGSPNVFINSLAAVIATQSMAACNKDGPSMQVAQGSSGVFINGQPASRLGDKINCGASITEGSSNVYIGGETQTTLPIKPEVPAWLYKVSDLTLLFAGLAGGAGGAFSKVGKLGRLLQKLPGINKIQRIACRYGVLMTAVAAGGIIARPIDVVSGQKFLAGEDELDFVLPSRLSVYWQRCWRSGNPGDSVLGTGWSLFWETTLTHYQDGLVWRAPSGDLISFPFVPAGQRTYCPPEKRWLEHHQDDSWSVYGIDGEVWYYTALSSQGKAVLSRIADPCGNDVLFSWNADGTLQTLKDSADRQVTCRYRDGRLESVWLDASTCLVHYTYNAQGQLITVTGRGGSVRRRFTWQDDGLMSSHEDANGLLSEYTWREIADLPRVVAYRNSAGEQLTLEYDFPGRRRTARRDDGCCAQWELDEDDQVVRFTDYDGRETVQRYSDGELCEVILPGGASRKTTWDSYGRLLSETDPLGRETQYQWYRLTDNVTQVTYADGSSELNLYDDLNRLVEETDALGNPTRYHYPGAQESLPDSVTDALGGTVTLAWDRQGLLTARTDCSGQCTTFEYDRYGQLLTSVDAEGNRTRREWDAHGQLAGVIYPDGRRDTLRWNERGQLQAWRDAQNSEVRWQYNALGQPVSVTDRLRRVKRWHYDVRGQLLRLENGNGAEYRFGYDAVGRLVNERRVDGVELTFRYDEAGHLCQRSQRGQAANDEAIPHVYQHDVAGQLVRRAHAHAVFHYQHDDRGRLVSLKREPSEAGLALGISADEVRLSYDAAGYLSGEHGSGGEIAYRRDALGNVSTLSLPDGDELHWLRYGSGHVSAVKFNHQVVSEFTRDRLHREITRTQGRREQQRTYDSLGRLTSQRSALWEVAEPEQRILSRALSYTASGELASVRDRLRGDVEYDYDAEGRLVKRADVHWQVHHRAYGYDGADNLRDAEDRHGIFPLADNRLLHWRNLWNQYDGQGNLTRRREGATEQYYQYDADNRLVAARGRGPQGEFVARYGYDALGRRTGKTVTWCESGKQEETHFLWEGYRLLQVRQPDRKESYVYDPTVWWSPLARITQQSGSREGDIRWFITDRNGAPLEMTDADGSVRWSGDYGSFGRLLGQTQDSEGLRDGKTVEPQPLRYAGQYADDETGLHYNLFRYYDPTVGRFTTQDPIGLAGGINLYQYAPNPLSWVDPFGLTGTYIFTDEVTSYIGKGPESRMNSSMNYRIGGKSNATQFAHMDFGDNKLGFMVEHRLMEKYNARYSPDFANSERINSPGKKLYDAADAKTQKKVDQLANKLDEKFKASKKSKSSKASTC
- a CDS encoding helix-turn-helix transcriptional regulator; this encodes MIPKRLKEARLHAKLTQEKLGVLAGLEEATAYSRLSHYENGTHKPTFELVCEFARVLDVPECYFYIVDDQFAQDVLELFRSKRSG
- a CDS encoding helix-turn-helix domain-containing protein, whose amino-acid sequence is MVPQRLRAARERAKISQEELAIAAGISEETGYSRMSHYENGRHKPKFELICTFAKILDVPEGYFYTLDDSFAEAMLKLHAGELVQWRKNKSN